The proteins below come from a single Petrotoga miotherma DSM 10691 genomic window:
- a CDS encoding ABC transporter substrate-binding protein gives MKKVVVLFAILTMVLSVFSITITMTAGAVGRELEALTEQVEMFMEENPDITVNILPMPNSSTDRHDLYVTYLASGTPDPDVLQLDVIWPAEFAPFLVDLTDDYDYFGLDGFFPGTVASNTVDGRLVAVPWFTDAGILYYRKDLLEKYGYDVPKTWDELYTAAKDISEKEGIEGFVWQGARYEGLTCDVMEFVHSFGGEIMKDGEVVVDDPEYYDNNVAAITFMDKLIEEGVSPAGVTTYMEEEARRVFQNGDAVFMRNWPYAWPLVNAPESPVAGKADITVLPKGPAPDGRNSATLGGWNLGINANSSAAEVEASKKLIKFLVSKEQQVYKAVNAGQTPTMIEAYNDPRTIEANPFYADILDVFLNAEPRPISPIYSEISYEIQVAVHEVLTQQAEPEDALDNLAENLKSLVE, from the coding sequence ATGAAAAAAGTAGTTGTTTTATTTGCTATATTGACGATGGTGTTGAGTGTTTTTTCTATTACCATCACGATGACAGCCGGCGCAGTAGGAAGGGAATTAGAAGCTCTGACTGAACAAGTTGAGATGTTTATGGAAGAGAACCCAGATATTACTGTAAATATTCTTCCAATGCCAAACAGCTCCACGGATAGACACGATCTTTACGTTACTTACTTAGCTTCAGGTACCCCTGATCCAGATGTATTGCAGCTTGACGTTATTTGGCCAGCAGAATTTGCCCCATTCCTAGTAGATTTAACGGATGATTACGACTATTTTGGGCTTGACGGATTTTTCCCTGGAACCGTTGCGTCAAACACCGTAGACGGAAGATTAGTAGCAGTTCCATGGTTTACTGATGCTGGTATTCTTTATTACCGAAAAGATTTGTTGGAAAAGTACGGTTACGATGTGCCAAAAACATGGGATGAACTGTACACAGCTGCAAAAGATATCTCCGAGAAAGAAGGAATCGAAGGTTTCGTTTGGCAAGGAGCCAGGTATGAAGGTTTAACCTGTGACGTTATGGAATTCGTCCATAGTTTCGGTGGAGAGATTATGAAAGATGGAGAAGTTGTCGTTGATGATCCAGAATATTACGATAACAATGTTGCAGCAATAACCTTCATGGACAAATTGATAGAAGAGGGCGTAAGTCCAGCGGGAGTAACTACCTACATGGAAGAAGAAGCAAGAAGAGTTTTCCAAAATGGTGATGCCGTGTTTATGAGAAACTGGCCATATGCATGGCCCTTAGTTAACGCCCCCGAGTCACCAGTTGCCGGAAAAGCTGACATAACAGTTCTACCAAAGGGACCAGCACCAGATGGAAGAAATTCTGCAACATTGGGTGGATGGAATCTTGGTATAAATGCAAATTCTTCTGCTGCTGAGGTAGAAGCTTCTAAAAAATTGATCAAATTCTTAGTTAGTAAAGAACAACAAGTTTACAAAGCCGTTAATGCCGGTCAAACACCCACTATGATCGAAGCTTACAACGATCCAAGAACTATTGAAGCAAATCCTTTCTATGCTGATATTTTAGATGTTTTCTTGAATGCTGAACCAAGACCTATTTCTCCAATATATTCTGAAATTTCATATGAGATACAAGTTGCTGTTCACGAAGTTCTAACCCAACAAGCTGAACCTGAAGACGCCTTAGACAACTTAGCAGAAAATCTCAAATCTTTAGTTGAATAA
- a CDS encoding carbohydrate ABC transporter permease — protein sequence MKVKGTYKRSDIWLAFWLIIPTLIAIGITAFYPLGQTLYDSFFRWSLRPGFEREFLGFQNYVNLFQDPRFLRSLWNTVYFTFFSVLIEFLLGLGTALILNADFKLRGLVRAAVLIPWAIPTAVSSQMWKWMYNDQYGVISLMLYNLGILEEGTPILGTPGMAMSAIIAVDVWKTTPFVALLLLAGLQIIPNELYEAARIDGASIWKQFTSITLPVLRPTIGVTLIFRTLDALRVFDIVYIMTQGAVGTETLAVYNRSLLMDNIFSPRGLFGYGSALSVVIFLIIGLFTIIYMRSLNIKLD from the coding sequence ATGAAAGTAAAAGGTACGTATAAAAGATCCGATATCTGGCTTGCGTTTTGGCTTATTATCCCAACCTTAATTGCTATCGGTATTACCGCCTTCTATCCTCTGGGGCAAACTCTTTATGATAGTTTCTTCAGATGGTCTCTCAGACCAGGATTTGAAAGAGAGTTTTTAGGATTTCAAAATTATGTCAATTTGTTTCAAGACCCTAGATTTTTGCGTTCTTTATGGAATACAGTATATTTTACTTTTTTTTCTGTACTAATAGAATTCCTTTTAGGATTAGGAACCGCTTTAATATTGAACGCAGACTTTAAATTGAGAGGTTTGGTAAGAGCAGCTGTTTTGATTCCATGGGCAATACCTACAGCGGTTTCTTCTCAAATGTGGAAATGGATGTATAATGACCAATATGGTGTAATAAGTTTAATGCTATATAATCTAGGAATACTTGAGGAAGGTACCCCTATTCTTGGGACTCCAGGCATGGCTATGTCTGCCATTATAGCCGTAGATGTCTGGAAAACTACTCCTTTTGTTGCTCTTTTACTCCTTGCAGGACTTCAAATCATACCCAATGAGTTATACGAAGCAGCTAGAATAGATGGCGCTAGTATATGGAAACAATTCACTTCTATCACTTTACCTGTGTTAAGGCCTACCATTGGTGTAACGTTAATATTCAGAACTTTGGACGCTTTGAGGGTTTTCGATATTGTTTACATCATGACACAAGGTGCAGTGGGAACTGAAACTCTGGCAGTTTACAATAGGTCACTTTTGATGGATAATATCTTCTCTCCAAGAGGTTTGTTTGGCTATGGCTCTGCATTATCGGTCGTAATATTTTTAATTATAGGATTATTTACAATTATCTACATGCGCTCGTTGAACATTAAATTAGATTGA
- a CDS encoding carbohydrate ABC transporter permease, producing MRWGMRAKRNTQRTILYILVILMVIFYIFPFYWAIKSSFTADQYLFTKNITLWPQGFTFENYIKVFTERPFGLNILNSIIVAGATTIFSIIVGSFAAYAIARLKIPGKGPLMLLILAVSMFPQVSILGGLFQLLRNLGLINTYPGLIIPYIALNLPLTTWILQNFFRELPKEIEESAYIDGCSKFETLWRIVLPLSAPGLVTTGLLAFIQAWNEFLFALTFMQTPAKYTVPVAIAMFTGKTFYEVPWGQLMAASVIVTMPLVILVLVFQNRIVQGLTAGSVKG from the coding sequence ATGAGATGGGGAATGCGAGCAAAAAGAAATACTCAACGTACAATTTTATATATTTTAGTTATATTGATGGTTATTTTTTACATTTTCCCTTTCTATTGGGCCATCAAAAGCTCTTTCACCGCGGATCAATACCTTTTTACAAAAAACATTACCCTTTGGCCTCAAGGTTTTACCTTTGAAAACTATATAAAAGTTTTCACAGAGAGACCTTTCGGATTAAATATATTAAACTCTATTATAGTGGCCGGAGCTACGACTATTTTCTCAATAATCGTTGGTTCTTTTGCAGCTTACGCAATAGCTCGTTTAAAGATTCCCGGAAAAGGGCCTTTGATGCTACTAATACTTGCGGTAAGTATGTTCCCTCAAGTTTCTATTTTGGGTGGGCTTTTTCAGTTGCTCAGAAATTTAGGATTGATAAACACTTATCCTGGTTTGATAATACCATATATTGCGCTGAATTTGCCTTTAACAACATGGATATTACAAAATTTCTTTAGAGAGCTCCCTAAAGAGATAGAAGAATCTGCTTATATCGACGGATGTTCTAAATTTGAAACTTTGTGGAGAATCGTTTTACCTCTTTCCGCTCCAGGTTTGGTCACGACTGGTTTGTTAGCTTTTATTCAAGCATGGAATGAATTCTTATTTGCTTTAACTTTCATGCAGACCCCTGCAAAATACACAGTTCCTGTGGCAATCGCTATGTTTACTGGTAAAACCTTCTACGAAGTGCCTTGGGGGCAACTAATGGCGGCGTCAGTAATAGTTACAATGCCTTTGGTTATTTTGGTTTTAGTGTTCCAAAACAGGATAGTTCAAGGTTTAACCGCCGGAAGCGTAAAAGGATGA
- the glmM gene encoding phosphoglucosamine mutase — protein MKVLFGTDGIREVVNEKLTVDLAMKLGNALANFFGSEYKKLYIARDTRNSGKALEMALVSGALAGGMNVESCGVLTTPGLAFITKKEKSIGVVISASHNPPMYNGLKVFCEGFKISDETEEKLEEIILKGLLKYSDYRGIGKYIDDSSKKEYVDYVVSLYKENIQGNDLKIAVDVGNGAAGAIIDDIFGELGLNYTVYQNAPDGFNINENCGSTSPQTLSKIVKEEKYDLGILFDGDADRCLFIDRYGNLVDGDVLMAINALKLKAQERLKNKIVVATIMSNLGLEEYLKKNEIHLLRTDVGDKYVLEKMLEDKATIGGEQSGHIIFLDRSTTGDGIITALETLETLKYFSKSLDDLLQEISKYPQHLENVTVKDKVKIMKDIRIENLTKKYQSVEGFRIVVRPSGTEPKIRIMTEGSNKEAIETCITEFSQLIQSIDNE, from the coding sequence ATGAAAGTTTTGTTTGGAACGGATGGCATTAGAGAGGTCGTTAATGAAAAGTTGACCGTTGATTTAGCTATGAAACTTGGAAACGCACTTGCTAATTTTTTTGGTTCAGAGTATAAAAAATTGTATATTGCAAGAGACACACGAAATTCAGGAAAAGCATTAGAAATGGCTTTAGTTTCAGGAGCGTTGGCCGGTGGAATGAATGTAGAATCATGCGGAGTTCTGACCACACCGGGATTAGCGTTTATAACCAAGAAAGAAAAGTCTATTGGCGTTGTCATTTCTGCATCTCACAACCCTCCAATGTACAATGGATTAAAAGTTTTTTGTGAAGGATTTAAAATTTCAGATGAAACAGAAGAAAAGTTAGAAGAAATAATTTTGAAAGGTTTACTTAAATACAGTGATTATAGAGGTATTGGTAAATACATAGATGATTCCTCAAAAAAAGAATATGTTGATTATGTGGTTTCTTTGTACAAAGAAAATATACAAGGTAATGATTTAAAAATTGCTGTTGATGTGGGAAACGGTGCTGCTGGAGCAATAATAGATGACATTTTTGGTGAACTTGGTTTGAACTATACAGTATACCAAAATGCCCCTGATGGTTTCAATATCAACGAAAACTGTGGTTCTACTTCACCTCAAACTTTGTCTAAAATCGTTAAGGAAGAAAAGTATGATCTTGGAATCTTGTTCGATGGGGATGCGGACAGATGTCTTTTTATAGATCGCTACGGTAATCTCGTAGATGGTGATGTTTTGATGGCTATCAATGCTCTGAAATTGAAAGCTCAAGAAAGATTAAAAAACAAGATCGTTGTTGCAACCATTATGAGTAATTTAGGTTTGGAAGAGTATTTAAAGAAAAATGAAATACATCTTTTACGTACAGACGTAGGAGACAAATACGTTTTGGAAAAAATGTTAGAAGATAAGGCAACAATTGGTGGTGAACAATCAGGACACATTATATTCCTTGATAGATCTACAACCGGTGATGGAATAATTACGGCTCTAGAGACTTTGGAAACGTTGAAATATTTTTCTAAATCGCTTGATGATCTTCTCCAAGAAATTTCTAAATATCCCCAACACTTGGAAAACGTTACAGTAAAAGATAAAGTAAAAATCATGAAGGACATCAGAATTGAAAATTTAACAAAAAAATATCAAAGTGTTGAAGGATTTAGGATTGTAGTCAGACCTTCCGGAACTGAGCCCAAGATAAGGATAATGACCGAAGGATCCAATAAAGAAGCAATTGAAACATGCATCACAGAATTTAGCCAACTTATACAAAGTATTGATAACGAGTGA